Within Deltaproteobacteria bacterium RIFCSPHIGHO2_02_FULL_44_16, the genomic segment GTCACAAAAGGGAGATGGCGTAAATCTTCTCTCCCTTCCAGATGACGCGGAAGCATTTTCTTCTCTTCTGCTTCATGCGTTACCTTCTGCGGAAACTCTCGAGGAAGTTGATGTCGCACAATCACGGCGAGAAGTTCGGTGGCAAGCCCACCGCGCTCACCCAAAACTTCGACAACTTCCCCTTCCATGGTCTGTTTCTCATCGGGATATCGCGTAATGCGAACAATGACATTTTCTCCGTGATGCGCACCATTTACTTTTTCGTGTGCAATAAGAATTTGATGCTGAACACGTTCATCGCTTGAAATGGCTCGATACGATTTCCCAACTTTCTCAAGACGTGCAATAAGTTGATGAACTCGCCGCTCCACAACAGCAACGATTTTCCCTTCTTGCTTTCCTTTATACGTTTGAAGTTCTACTTCGACGAGATCCGTATGAAGAGCACCGCCCACATACCTCGCAGGGATAAAAATATCGTCTTGATCCTTATCGACATTCATCGGTTCGACAAAACCATAGCCATCACGATGAAGTCGGAGAATGCCTTGAAGCTGCGCTTTTTTCATTTCCTCCTCATTGCTTGAAAGCGTTTTTCTTTCCATTCAAGACGATGCATCCGTCGTTCTTTCCCTTCTCGAAATCGTCGTTTCTCTACTTCTGTTTCTGGAATAACTGGCGGAACTGGTGTGGGCTTTCCTTTTTCATCAAGCGCTACAAAAGTGAGATAAGCAGCTGCGGTATGTTTGATCACGCCGGTACGTGGATTTTCCGCCTCCACTCGAACACCGACTTCAAGAGAAGTGGTGTGCGTCACATTGACCGAAGCCTTCAAGGTCACAATATCGCCGAGATAAACAGGATGCAAAAAGTGGAGCTCATCCATCGAAGCCGTGACACAGATGCGACGCGTATGGCGACTCGCACAAACTGCAGCCGCAAGATCGATCCACGCCATAATGGATCCGCCAAAAATAGTGCCGAGAGAGTTCGTATCTGCAGGTTGGACAAAGTGGGTCGCCTCTACATGTGAGGTTTTCACTGACTTGCCTTGAAGGGGTTTCAATTTTTTCACGCGGATGAATGTGGCACATTTATTTTATGACAGCAAGCCTACTTCCAATCCTTGACGAATAAGATAATTTTGGTAGTAGACACACTTCACAATGACCTTGGGATAAGGAGAGATATTATGTTGAAAAGATTTTTCGTAGGGTGTGCTTCGCTCAGTTTATTCTTCCTCTCATCATCTGCCTTCGCCGGTGAAGCCAATATTCAAATTCCCGATTTAACGCTCGCCAACTTTGTGATTTTTGGCAAAAACGTGACGGGACTGTCGCTTATGTACTGGGGACTTGTCGTTTGTGTGATTGGAGTTATTTTCGGATTCGTGAAATATATGAAAACGAAGGCGCTTCCTGTTCACTCTTCCATGGAAGAAGTTTCCAATACGATTTGGGAAACCTGTAAAACCTATCTCATACAACAGGGGAAATTTTTAGGACTCTTATGGCTCCTCGTTGCCGCGTGCATAGCGTATTACTTCTATAGCCTGCAACATTCATCTGTTTCCAGTACGCTGGTGATTTTGGCATCTTCAATTCTCGGCATCGCCGGTTCTTACGGAGTCGCGTGGTTTGGTATTCGCATTAATACCCGAGCCAACTCCCGCACTGCGTTTGCGGCCCTTGCAAAAAATCCGATGGAAGTTTTTACAATTCCCTTGCAGTCGGGAATGAGCGTCGGACTTCTTCTGGTCAGCGTTGAACTTTTCTTTATGATTTGCATTCTTACCCTTCTCCCTTCGGATTTGGCGGGGCCTTGTTTCATCGGGTTCGCCATTGGAGAATCGTTAGGAGCCAGCGTGCTTCGTATCTGCGGAGGTATTTTTACGAAAATTGCTGACATCGGTTCAGACCTCATGAAGATTGTGTTTCATCTTCCTGAAGATGATCCAAAAAATCCAGGAGTCATTGCGGATTGTACCGGAGACAATGCTGGAGATAGCGTTGGTCCAACAGCCGATGGGTTTGAAACATACGGCGTCACGGGCGTTGCCCTCATTGCTTTTCTTGCCTTAGTTTTGGTGTTGAAACCAGAAGTGTGCGGACACCTTATCATTTGGATTTTCGCAATGCGAATTTTGATGGTTCTCACCTCCCTTATTTCCTATTACGTGAATCAAAAAATAAGTAATGATGTGTACGGAGAGAAAAAAGATTTCAATCTCGAAGCTCCTCTCACCCATCTCGTTTGGATCACGTCAGGAGTTTCTATTGCGGTCACGTTTGGCGCAAGTTACCTTCTTTTAGCAAGCTATGGAAGTCTCTGGTGGGTTCTCTCCGCAATTATCAGCTGCGGAACTGCAGCAGGCGCTCTCATCCCAGAGTTTACAAAAGTTTTCACGAGCACTCATTCAGCACACGTAAAAGAGGTTGTGAATGCTTCACGTCAAGGAGGCGCTTCTCTCAATATTCTTTCAGGACTCGTTGCCGGAAATTTTTCTGCATTCTGGCAAGGTTTCTTGATTCTCATTCTCATGTTCATTGCCTCTATGTTTTCGCAAAATGAATCGCTGATGTCGCTCATGCCGTCTGAGTATCCTTTTGCAGCGCCGATCTTTGCCTTTGGACTCGTGGCATTCGGTTTCTTAGGGATGGGACCAGTCACCATTGCGGTCGATAGTTTTGGACCAGTGACCGACAACGCTCAGTCGGTTTACGAACTCTCTCTCATTGAAAAACGCCCTCAGATTAAAGAAGAGATTCGGAAACAATTTGGATTTGAACCGAACTTCGCGCATGCAAAACATATCCTCGAAAAAGGAGATGGAGCTGGCAACACCTTCAAAGCAACGGCAAAGCCGATGCTCATTGGAACTGCGGTGGTAGGAGCAACGACCATGGTCTTCGGGATTATTTTATTACTCGAACATATGTTTGGAAATGTTGTCGTTCGACTCAGTCTTGTTCAACCTGAAGTCATGTTAGGTCTTTTGATGGGTGGCGCTGTGGTCTATTGGTTTACAGGAGCCTCCATGCAAGCTGTCGTGACCGGAGCCTATCGCGCTGTTGTTTATATCAAAGAGAATATCAAACTCGATGGACATCATTCCGCTTCCATTGAAGACAGCAAAAAAGTGGTCGAAATTTGTACCGTCTACGCGCAAAAAGGGATGATCAATATCTTCATTGTTATTTTCTCAATGGCGCTTTCACTCGCCTTCTTTGATCCTTACTTTTTTATCGGTTATCTCGTTGGCCTGGCGTTCTTCGGACTTTTTCAAGCCATCTTTATGGCGAACGCTGGTGGAGCCTGGGATAACGCCAAGAAAGTCGTGGAAGTCGATCTTCGTCAGAAAAATACACCGCTGCATGAAGCGTCTGTGGTGGGCGATACTGTGGGCGATCCCTTTAAGGATACTTCATCGGTCGCTTTAAATCCGGTGATTAAATTCACGACCTTGTTTGGACTGCTCGCAGTTGAAATTGCGGTCACCATGCCAGCATCAATTGTGAAAACTGCAATTGCCGTCGGTTTTCTCGCAATTGCCATCGCTTTCATTCTTCGTTCCTTCTATGGGATGCGCATTCCACAAGAGGCATCCAACGTTGCATTGACGACAGAAGAAGAGAGTCTTTCACTGAAAGCTCGTAAAAGCGCATAAATTTGGAGGAGTATATGGCAGTTCCTATTTCACAACAATGGACCGTCGCAACGTATGTGATTGCGCAAAAATTAAAACGTCGGAAGCGCTATCCTCTTGTGCTGATGCTCGAGCCTCTTTTTCGCTGTAATCTTGAATGCGCAGGCTGTGGCAAAATTCAATATCCAGAACATGTGCTGCAAAAAAGACTGACGCCTGAACAGTGTTTTCAAGCGGTCGAAGAATGCGGCGCTCCCATGGTCAGCATTCCTGGAGGAGAACCTCTTATTCATCCTGAAATAAAACAGATTGTCGAAGGGATGATTGAGCGAAAAAAATATATTTATCTCTGTACCAATGCGATTTTGCTGAAGAGAAAACTGAATCTTTTTACCCCAAGCAAATATCTCACTTTCAGCGTTCATCTTGATGGGCTTAAAGAAGAACACGATATGGCTGTTTGTCGTGACGGTGTTTTTGATCAAGCAGTTGAAGGGATCAAAGAAGCGGTCAAGCGAGGTTTTCGTGTCACGACCAACACCACCCTTTTTGATGGGGCAAATCCAGAACGTGTGCGAGCTTTTTTTGACTTTTGCATGGATGAACTGAAAGTCGAAGGAATGATCATGAGCCCTGGATACAGCTATCACAAAGCTCCCGATCAGGAACATTTTTTAAAACGACAAGAATCCTTCAAACTTTTTCAAAAGATTTTGAAAGATCGAAAGAAGTCATGGAAATTTAATCAGACTCCCCTCTTTCTGAAATTTCTTCAGGGAGACATTGAATATCAATGCACCCCATGGGGGAATCCTTGCTACAGCATCTTTGGATGGCAGAAGCCCTGTTATCTTTTGGGCGAAGGATATGCAAAAACTTTTCAAGAACTGATGGAAACCACAGATTGGGATAGCTATGGAACGGGCCGCAACGAAAAATGCGCTGATTGCATGGTCTCTTGTGGCTACGAACCGACAGCAGTCGATGACACTTTCAACGGCATTCGCGGTATGGTGAAAACAATCAGGGCAATGGCGTCATAGATATAAGTTCAGAACAATTTCTATATTCTCGCATCACTTCTCCAGCACTTTTGGCAGCCTTTCCCCTGATATCTCTTTGGGTAACATCTCCCTCTTCCAGATTTGCAATACAACGTTGAAGACAACGAAGCCAAATATGTTGAGGAAGCTCAACGGCTCCACAATTGAGACTTAAAAATACGATACATTGTATCTGACAAATTTTTTGTGCTTCTTCCTCGCATAGCGGTTCAATCGATTCAGATGGTTCCACATTCATTTTTTCAGCGAGCTCAAGGATTGCAACTTCTTGGGGTGAATAAACACGAATGAGCGACACGATAATTCCTTGAGCAGATGGAAATGAAAAAAGTGTGCTCGAATACCACTACTAAGAATAGCACCCAGACGAAACGAAGATTGAGTTGCTACAGCTGCTGCCTCCACTTCAGCGGCAATAGTAGCTCGTGCAAGCAGACCATTGCGCACTCCCAGGGCACTTCCACTGAGCCATCTGGCCGCTAATGACATCTCAACTTGAGAGACACCCACCTCTGCCACAACAATGGCCTGAGCGGTATTTGCAGTCACTGTCGGAAAGAGTTGAGTGACTCCCTTGACAACACCATTTACAAGCGGTTCTCCTGCCATAAGCCCTCCCTTTCCTGATGTTACTCTTATCGGGAGAGAGACTGAAAAGTTGCGCGGCTGAAAGTGAACGCTAAAGAAATGAGCTTAAAAGATTGAAGTTCATCGAATGAATCAATGCGATATTGGGCAGATGTTTTACGATGACCAAATAGGCGCCTTTGAGAACGCGATTAAACTCATCTGTCGTCATAGAAAAGGTAAATCCCATGGTGAACTCTCTTCTTTCTTCCAATGCCCTAACGTATTTTCGGTTGTAAAAGAAAAAAGTTGTTGACTATCTTTTTCTAGACAAAACTATCTTTATTATGGTAGCCTCCTATTGCATTGGAGGTTGTATGAGTCAAAGCCAGTTAGCAACCAAGATTGATTCGGACATTAAAAAAGCCCTTGAGACAGTATGCAAAGAGCGAGGGTATAAAATGAATCGCTTCATTGAAGAAGCTATTCTTGACAAATTAGAAGAGCTTGAAGATATCGAGGACATCAAATCGCTGCGCCGCGAACCGACTCGTCCGTTAAAAGAAATTCTGAAGGATTTAAAGGCGCATGGAAAAATATAATATTGAGCTTACCTATAGTGCAGAAAAAGCACTCTTCCAACTCTCAAAAGAACCAATTCAAAAGATCATGGCTGCTATCCAATCCTTGACAGAAAACCCTTACCCTGTTGGTTGCCGAAAGCTTTCCGGAGAAGATGGTATCTATAGAATCAGAGTTGGGACCTACCGCATCATTTACTCCATTCATAAAAAAGAAATCCTCATCAAGATCCTCAAGGTTGGTCATCGTAAAGAAATTTATCGCTAATTTCCAATTTTCTCTTGTCAACAAAATGCGAAAATGCATAGGAATCGCAAAACCCATAAAGGGGGAGGTGCTATGCGGCGCGAGATTGAAGAATTTGAAGTCGAGAAACCAGAAACCTGTCCCAATTGCGGATGCAGAGTTGGCAACTCTCAAGCATGCGACAATTGTGGAGCCGTCCTTTCCAAAGACGAAGACTTTGGAGATTTTGATCTGGACGAAGACACGAATGACAACTACTAGTGTTCACCTGCGAGGGTGGCGGAACTGGTAGACGCGCAAGATTCAGGATCTTGTGGTAAAGAGCCATGGGGGTTCGAGTCCCCCCTCTCGCACAGTGCAAACCCTCCTCAAAGTCCATATGCTTTGTTGATGTCGTTGACACTGCCTGCGTCGTACACCAAAGTACGACTCGGCAGGTCTCCTCCATCTGCCTCGCATCTGAATCTTTGATGAGCGTTCGCTGAAAGGAATATTTTGCAATTCTTTGAAACGATAAAACATTTTTTTTCGGGAAGTTATCATCTTTTCCGCATTCTTTTTTCTGCTCTGACTGGCATCTTTATTTTCTGTTTTGTCGCTTTTATCGTCATCTATTATGGTTTCGCTCGAGACCTTCCTGATATCAAAACCATCGAAGATTATCGCCCCCCTGTCATCAGCGAAGTTTTTGCGCATGATCAAACAAAGATCGGAGAATTTTG encodes:
- a CDS encoding sodium-translocating pyrophosphatase; amino-acid sequence: MLKRFFVGCASLSLFFLSSSAFAGEANIQIPDLTLANFVIFGKNVTGLSLMYWGLVVCVIGVIFGFVKYMKTKALPVHSSMEEVSNTIWETCKTYLIQQGKFLGLLWLLVAACIAYYFYSLQHSSVSSTLVILASSILGIAGSYGVAWFGIRINTRANSRTAFAALAKNPMEVFTIPLQSGMSVGLLLVSVELFFMICILTLLPSDLAGPCFIGFAIGESLGASVLRICGGIFTKIADIGSDLMKIVFHLPEDDPKNPGVIADCTGDNAGDSVGPTADGFETYGVTGVALIAFLALVLVLKPEVCGHLIIWIFAMRILMVLTSLISYYVNQKISNDVYGEKKDFNLEAPLTHLVWITSGVSIAVTFGASYLLLASYGSLWWVLSAIISCGTAAGALIPEFTKVFTSTHSAHVKEVVNASRQGGASLNILSGLVAGNFSAFWQGFLILILMFIASMFSQNESLMSLMPSEYPFAAPIFAFGLVAFGFLGMGPVTIAVDSFGPVTDNAQSVYELSLIEKRPQIKEEIRKQFGFEPNFAHAKHILEKGDGAGNTFKATAKPMLIGTAVVGATTMVFGIILLLEHMFGNVVVRLSLVQPEVMLGLLMGGAVVYWFTGASMQAVVTGAYRAVVYIKENIKLDGHHSASIEDSKKVVEICTVYAQKGMINIFIVIFSMALSLAFFDPYFFIGYLVGLAFFGLFQAIFMANAGGAWDNAKKVVEVDLRQKNTPLHEASVVGDTVGDPFKDTSSVALNPVIKFTTLFGLLAVEIAVTMPASIVKTAIAVGFLAIAIAFILRSFYGMRIPQEASNVALTTEEESLSLKARKSA
- a CDS encoding hopanoid biosynthesis associated radical SAM protein HpnH; this encodes MAVPISQQWTVATYVIAQKLKRRKRYPLVLMLEPLFRCNLECAGCGKIQYPEHVLQKRLTPEQCFQAVEECGAPMVSIPGGEPLIHPEIKQIVEGMIERKKYIYLCTNAILLKRKLNLFTPSKYLTFSVHLDGLKEEHDMAVCRDGVFDQAVEGIKEAVKRGFRVTTNTTLFDGANPERVRAFFDFCMDELKVEGMIMSPGYSYHKAPDQEHFLKRQESFKLFQKILKDRKKSWKFNQTPLFLKFLQGDIEYQCTPWGNPCYSIFGWQKPCYLLGEGYAKTFQELMETTDWDSYGTGRNEKCADCMVSCGYEPTAVDDTFNGIRGMVKTIRAMAS